Part of the Cohnella candidum genome, CTGAGGCGGCACGATCGGACGTTTGCTCGCCTGCCTGCCGAACGGGGGCTAGGACCGGATCCTCATTGTATTCGCGACTATCTTGCGGATATGGCCAGAGGAAAGCCGGACTCCGGTAAAGAGTTCGATCAATACGCTCGCAGGCATGGCTTGTTCCCCCAAGCCGTCAGCTTCATAGCGGCGGCCGTGCAGATCGTTCCGTTCCTTCTGCTCACGGAGTTCTATAGTGACGTGCAAACGAACCGCCTGGTCCAGCAGGCCGTCGATCTCATGCAGCAAAGCTTGGGCGACATCAGAGAGATGCCGGCGGCCTACGTGGAAGACGGCCGATTGATTGTCGTCCTTTCGTTTCGGGAACGCAGCGAGCATGCGGTCGCAAGCGAGGCCGGCAGATGGATGAGCAAGTTCCAGCACTCTCTGGAGCTGTATTTGAATCTGAAATCTACCTATGCCATCGGTCATGTATGCGGGAGTTTGCCGCAAATCGGGGCTAGTTTCGCCGCGGCGGCGAACGTTCTTGACCATTCTCCATCCACGGAGCCGGCAATCCGCATTCAGCCGCGTCGTTCTTTGACCATCGAAGAGCAGAAGCAGCTCCTCTTGTCGATCGAAAGACTGGACGAAGAAGCCATGCATCAGTTGATCGCCTCCGTTTTCGCAACGCTTTGCCGACATCCGGTTCATTCCCATGCCGTCCAGATGATCGTCAGCGAATTTGTGCGGCTTGGGGAAAAAGCGTTTGCCAAATGCCTGCATGCCGCGGATACGGCGGAGCCGCTGCCCTCACGCGACGAACTGAAGAGAGTCGGCAGCGTCGAGGAATTGGAGCAATGGCTGCGAAGCTATTATGCCGGTTTGCTGAAGCTGCTGAAACGGCAGCAGGCCGGCGGCTCCTATTCCAGGCATGTCACGCAAGCGATCCAATTCATACGGGACAAATATTCGGGGGACGTCACATTGGAGCTGGCGGCCGGTGCGATCGGCTTAAACCCTTCGTACCTGAGCCGGATATTCAAAGAAGAGACGCGGTCGACGTTTTCCGAATACGTGAACCGGGTTCGCATCGAAGCAGGCCGCAGACTTCTCGAAAGCGGACGGTACTCGGTCAAGGAGATCAGCAATCGCGTCGGATTTTCCACTTACAATTATTTTTTCAAGGTGTTCAAGGAAATGACCGGTTTGACGCCGCAAGCGTATGTGAACAGCCTCGGCTTGGCCAAGGCGTCGGAGCAGTAAAATAAGTAGAGTAAAAAGTCATATATTTGGAATTTAGCGCTTTCATTCGTGAAATATAATGAACTCACACCGCGGCAACGCTTACAAATCCGTCCGGTGAATCGAATAACGGAGGTCACAGATTTCATGCGCAAGCACTGGAAAAAAACGGCGTTGATCGCGACGATCGCAGCCGGTCTGACGCTGGCCGGATGCACTTCCGGATCCGGCGATAAGAAGGAGTCGGAACCGTCTGCATCTTCGTCGACAGGGAATGCCGTCAGTGAGAGCGGTTTCCCGCTCGTCAAGGAACCGATCACGCTCAAGATGTTCACCCGGATCGCCCCGGCAAACGGCCCGTTCAAGGATATGCCGGTGTTCCAGGATTACGAGAAAATGACGAACGTGCACGTGGAGTTCACGGAAGCGCCGACGGACGGCTTCCAAGAAAAGAAGAACCTGCTGTTCGCTTCGAACGAGCTGCCCGACGCGATCTACCGTTCGGCTCTTTCCCCGCTGGAAGCGACCCGTTACGGGGCCGCCGGACAATTGATTCCGCTGGAAGATTTGATCGATAAATACGCGCCGAATTTGAAAGCCCTCATGGAACAATATCCCGAAATCCGCGCAGGCATCACGACCCCGGAAGGCCACATCTATGCGATCCCGGGCATCGTGACGCTGGGCTCCGCGCGTACGGACAAAAAATGGATCAACCAGGCCTGGCTGAAGAAGCTGAACCTGAAAGTGCCGGAGACGACGGATGAGCTCTATGAGACGCTTAAAGCGTTCCGCGATCAGGATCCGAACGGCAACGGCCAGAAAGACGAGATTCCGATGACTGCCCGTGCCGGCGGGAATGGCCAAGGGTTGCCGATCGTCAACATGATGAGCGGCTCGTTCGGTCTGGATCAGCAGCTTGGCTACAACATCAATATCGCGAACGATAAAGTCGAGATCTGGATGGGCAGCGACCGCAATAAAGAATTGCTGATGTATCTCAACAAGCTCTATAAAGAGAAGCTGCTGGATCCGCAATTGTTCTCGCAGAAGGAAGCGGAATACCTGGCGAAGCAAGGCTCGGGCAAAACGGGATTCTTCTTCGACCAAACGAACAACAACTTCCTGCCGATTCAAAACCAGTACGTAGGCATCGCACCTCCGGCCGGTCCGCACGGGGACAGGCTGCAGGCGCAAACCGCTCCGATCGCTCGGGATTTCGGCGCATTCGCCATCACGTCCGAGAACAAATATCCGGAAATCACGATGCGTTGGATCGACTATTTCTACAGCGACGCAGGCTCCACCTTGCTGCGGTTCGGCAGGGAAGGCGAGCAATACGAGCTGAAGGACGGCATTCCGTACTACAAGGACGATTTTCTGGCGAAAGAGGGCGCTCAAGGGAAAATGACGCCGTATGCCGGCGGAGGAGCCCCGCATATCATCAGCGAAAAGGTCGCGTCCTTCATCAACCCGCCGCAGGTTCAAGAAGCCCAAAAGCAGCTGGATCCGTATATGCCGAAGGTGAAGTACGGCGCGCCGATGTTCGATGAGCAAACGGCGCAAGAGGTTAACCTGCTGCGCAACGACCTCGACAAGTATTATGAGGAGCAAAGCACGAAGTTCATCGCGGGCGCCCTCAGCTTCGATAAGTGGGAAGAATTCCAGTCTACGCTGAAGAAGCTGAAGATCGACCAATTGCAGAAGTACTATCAAGATGCGTACGACAAGATGAAGCAATAAATCGCGGTAGCTAGAGAGGGCTCCGTCTCTTCGGGAATCGGCGTTTGCAAGGAACGCGCCCCCGAAGAGAGGAGCGCCTTTCGCTATCGGAGAAGGAGTCGATTCACATGGGCAGCCGGTTGCTGACGCGTATGGCCCGGCGGTATGACCTTTACCTGATGCTGCTGTTGCCGATCGCCTGGTATTTGATCTTTCAGTATGGTCCGCTGTACGGGCTGCAAATCGCGTTCAAAAATTTCGTTCCCAGCAAAGGCATTCTTGGCAGCCGTTGGGTAGGTTTTGATCACTTCGAGCGTTTTTTCGATTCGTATTACTTCGGCAGATTGCTTTGGAATACGCTCACCATCAATTTGTTTTCGCTGCTCATCGCCTTTCCGATTCCGATCTTCCTGGCGCTTATCGTCACGGAAATCCGGAGCAAATCGTTCAGCAAATGGCTGCAGAACGTGACCTACCTTCCCCATTTCATTTCCGTCGTGGTCATCGTCGGCATTCTTTCGGTCTTTCTCTCGCCGACGAGCGGTCCCGTCAATAAACTGATCGAAGCGTTCGGCGGTTCACCCATCTCTTTCATGGAGTCTGCCGGGTGGTTTAAGACGATATATATCAGCTCGAATATTTGGCAAAGCATGGGATGGCAATCGATTATATATATCGCCGCGCTTAGCGGCGTCAATCCGCAGTTGTATGAAGCCGCGAAGATGGACGGAGCTTCCCGGCTGCGGCGTATCTGGCACGTTTCCTTGCCTGGCATCATCCCCGTCATCGTCATCCTGCTGATTTTGGATGTCGGCCATT contains:
- a CDS encoding response regulator is translated as MINVLIVDDEPLVRHHLSTLSDWKRHGFELCGEAFNGAMALTMIEQEPPHIAIIDVNMPEMDGVELNRTIRERFPSIQTIMLSSYDDYDYVRECLRNGAVDYLLKHRLDDATLLSSLNKAVQVLRRHDRTFARLPAERGLGPDPHCIRDYLADMARGKPDSGKEFDQYARRHGLFPQAVSFIAAAVQIVPFLLLTEFYSDVQTNRLVQQAVDLMQQSLGDIREMPAAYVEDGRLIVVLSFRERSEHAVASEAGRWMSKFQHSLELYLNLKSTYAIGHVCGSLPQIGASFAAAANVLDHSPSTEPAIRIQPRRSLTIEEQKQLLLSIERLDEEAMHQLIASVFATLCRHPVHSHAVQMIVSEFVRLGEKAFAKCLHAADTAEPLPSRDELKRVGSVEELEQWLRSYYAGLLKLLKRQQAGGSYSRHVTQAIQFIRDKYSGDVTLELAAGAIGLNPSYLSRIFKEETRSTFSEYVNRVRIEAGRRLLESGRYSVKEISNRVGFSTYNYFFKVFKEMTGLTPQAYVNSLGLAKASEQ
- a CDS encoding extracellular solute-binding protein, translated to MRKHWKKTALIATIAAGLTLAGCTSGSGDKKESEPSASSSTGNAVSESGFPLVKEPITLKMFTRIAPANGPFKDMPVFQDYEKMTNVHVEFTEAPTDGFQEKKNLLFASNELPDAIYRSALSPLEATRYGAAGQLIPLEDLIDKYAPNLKALMEQYPEIRAGITTPEGHIYAIPGIVTLGSARTDKKWINQAWLKKLNLKVPETTDELYETLKAFRDQDPNGNGQKDEIPMTARAGGNGQGLPIVNMMSGSFGLDQQLGYNINIANDKVEIWMGSDRNKELLMYLNKLYKEKLLDPQLFSQKEAEYLAKQGSGKTGFFFDQTNNNFLPIQNQYVGIAPPAGPHGDRLQAQTAPIARDFGAFAITSENKYPEITMRWIDYFYSDAGSTLLRFGREGEQYELKDGIPYYKDDFLAKEGAQGKMTPYAGGGAPHIISEKVASFINPPQVQEAQKQLDPYMPKVKYGAPMFDEQTAQEVNLLRNDLDKYYEEQSTKFIAGALSFDKWEEFQSTLKKLKIDQLQKYYQDAYDKMKQ
- a CDS encoding ABC transporter permease; the encoded protein is MGSRLLTRMARRYDLYLMLLLPIAWYLIFQYGPLYGLQIAFKNFVPSKGILGSRWVGFDHFERFFDSYYFGRLLWNTLTINLFSLLIAFPIPIFLALIVTEIRSKSFSKWLQNVTYLPHFISVVVIVGILSVFLSPTSGPVNKLIEAFGGSPISFMESAGWFKTIYISSNIWQSMGWQSIIYIAALSGVNPQLYEAAKMDGASRLRRIWHVSLPGIIPVIVILLILDVGHFMNIGFEKILLMQNNLNLDSSDVISTFVYTTGVLQGEYSYTAAIGLFNSVINLILLLLVNRFARKTAETSLW